TGGGGGCCATCCCCAACCAGAGTCAGCACCGCATTGGGCACTTGCGGATAAACACGTCGGAAGGCTTCCATCAACAGATGGAGGCTTTTTTCTTTGGACAATCTGCCCACATAAAGAAATTTGATCTGCTGTTCTTTTGCAGAATCGCCGCGCTGCCACGAAGGGGTAAAAACCGAGGCGTCAATGCCCCTCGGATAAACGTGAATTTTTTGCGGTTGCAGCCCGCGCGCTATGAGATCCTGCCGGGTCGCCTCTGACGGAGCAAAAACGACGTCCATCTGGTTATAGTACCAGAATATGTAGCGCCATGCCGTTTCCTCCAGCGAGGGGTCGTCCGTCAGCCTGTATACGTATTGCGGAAAGGACGTGTGGTAGGTCGCGTGGATGGGCAGGTTCAGCATCTTTGCCGCCAACAGGGCAATAAGCCCCATTGGGCCGGGCGTTACGGAGTGTAAAAGCGTGTAGCCACGGTCATAGCAGTGCTGGATGATTTTTAAGGCTGGCGGGTGGTGCAGCGAGAGTTCAGGATACTCAGGCATGGAAAAACTGCCCGTCGGGGTGAAATTTATGGGGGCAAGTTTGGGATCGTGCAGAAAGGTATTGGCGTTTTGGGGCATGCACGTCAGCATGTCCAGTTTCTTGCCGTGTGTTGCGGCAAGGGAAAGTGTTATCTGCAAGGATTTTGCGACCCCGTTCACCTCGCAGTACGTATCGGTAAAATATGCAATGGCTGTTTTTTCGGTGGGCTGGGGCCGCATGTGGTTTTGGATCCCATAGTGCTGCAAGCAGTTTTCAGCGAATTTTCTGTCTTTGGAAAACAGGCTGTAACCAATGCCGTAGGGAGCAAGCAGGGCATAGAGGGATCCTATGGAGCCGATCAGTTTGAACACATTGAAAAAGTTACCTTTAAGAATATCCTCAAGCACCGCATCCACACAAATGTGCTGTACCTTTTCTGTTACTTCCGAGATAAAATGGGTCAGCATTTCTTCGCGTTGCGGCAGATCCTTGAGCGCCTGAATTGTATTGGTTTCACTGGCGGCAAACTTTAGTTGCGGGGACTGCGCAATCACCTGCTCCGCCGCTTCAAGCAGATTTGCCTGCATGCTTTTTTCACCGGTCCGCCTTCCCCGGCCAAAGCGGAGCAAAACTCCGGCCAAGGTCAACATGCGCGTTTTGACAGACAGGGGCTTGAGTTCCGGCGCGCCTGTCAGCATGTTTTCCGCAAACCGGAGCGCGCTGCTGTAGTGCATGTCCTGAGCCAGATCCGTGGAGTTTTTATAAAACTGGTACCCGATGGCGTACAGATTGTGGGCAAAACAGAGCGGTGTGGCCGGAACCGTATTCACGGTGGTATTGCCCTGCATCACGGCCTGCAAAAGATGCGCGGCAGCGGGAAGCGTGTCGCCCTTGCCGCTGTGGCGGACGGGGCTTACGCGTGTAAAGCTTCTGGCTATATTGCAGGAGGAGTGATCGTCCGACCCTGCCATGAAATGCTTGTTCCAGGGCTGCGCGACCAGAGAGGCACGTTTGTATTTTTCTTCAAATCGCGAGGTCATTTCCGGGGTGAGCTCGGCCACGATAGAGCGCAAAACCTCATTCTGCACATCATTGCGCGCCCCGTTCAGTTCAAACACGGAAAACAGCAGGATAAGCTTTTCAACGTGCTGTATGGTCAGTTTGTCGTTGGCTGGGCACAATGGATGGGCGCAGGCATGTGGAATATCCTGCTGGATGAGGTAGGGGATGAGGTCATAGATGTTACTTCTGAGGCGCTGCACGTCTTCGTGCTGTTTTTCAGTGATATTCCAGGCTAGTACGTGGATTTCGCAGCGGTCACCGGGAAAAAACGCGGAAATTTCTTCGCTGATGAATACCTGCGGCAAATGAGCTATTTCCAATGCCCCCGCAATGGTATCGTGGTCAGTAATCGTCACATAGTCCATTCCTCTGGACTTGGCGATGTCATATATTTTTGAGGGAAGCGTATAGCTTTCGCTGCAACCGATTTTTTGTAACGCCCATTGTGACGGATTTGTGGAGTGCCGCGAGTGGACATGCAAGTCCACATTGAATGAAGGTTGTGTTGCCTTGTGCTGCAAAACATCAAATTGGGGCGTCTGTGGCATTTGATACTCCCTTGTGGGTATGTTTGCCTGCAGTGCTGCTTGAGCATTTAGCTCTTGAAACGCTCAAGTGCGCGGCTGGCAAAGCCTGCCGCACGCATTTCGCGGCAAGGATTCCCAGAAAATCCTTGCAGGCTGTGAACGCATTTCATTGGCAAGCTGCGTTAAAATATATCTCTGAACTTTTTCTAAACTGTACATATGGAAATAGTATGAAGGTTTTCATACTTTTTGACTTTGTAGCCATCATAACGATTGTCGGGATTGCAAGTGTTTTCTGCCATGAGTTTTGTTAACGTAATCGGCGTAGGCGGGAATGATGATCCATCGCTGGACGAGCGCGGCCATAAGGCGCTGCTTGTTCTTCAGGACAGATTGACTTTGAATCATGAAGTGTTTCAACGTTAATCTGTTCTTGATGCATTTTGTTCAGTGCCGTCATGCTTTTCGCAAAAGAACATCCGCCCGTCATTGTTCTGTGACGGGCGGATGTATTGTGAAGGAAGCGTGAAAGAAGCGTGTACGGGGCGAAGTAGAAGAAACTGCTTCAGGTGGGTTAGCGTTTGCGTTGCAGATGGTCGCGCAAAAGTATGGCCAGCAGGTTCATGCTCAAAACCAGCAGCAGGAGCACAAGGCCGGTTCCGTATTGCAGGGGCCGGGTTTTGGCTATTTCAGTTCCGGCTGTGGCCAGCACGTACATGTGGTAGGGCAGGGCCATGACAGAGCTGAAAATGGAGTCCGGGCTTTTGGGCGTGTAAAAAACCGCTGCGGTAAACATGATGGCTGCGGTTTCACCCGCCGCGCGGGCCACGCCCAGGATGGCTCCCGTGAGCATGCCGGGCAGCGCGCAGGGCAGCACCACACGGCTTATGGTCTGCCATTTGGTTGCGCCAAGGGCCAGAGATGCCTCGCGGTAGGTGTCCGGCACGTTGCGCAGGGCTTCTTCAGCTGTGCCGATGATGACGGGCAGGGTCAGCACGGCAAGCGTCAGTATGCCCGAGAGTATGCTGACCCCGAAGCCGCAAAAGGTCACAAAAAAGGACAGGCCAAAAAGGCCGAAGACCACGGAAGGCACGCCGGCAAGATTGTTGACCCCAAGGCGCACGTAGCGGGCAAAGGCGTTGCGTTTGGCGTATTCGTGCAGGTAGATCGCCGAGGCCACGCCCAGGGGAAAGGCCAGCAGCAGCGCGCCCAGCGAGAGAATGGCCGTGCCGATGATGCAGGGCAGTATGCCGCCCTCTGTCATCATGTTGCGGGGGGACTGACTGATGAATTCCCAGCTCAGCGCGGGCAGGCCGTTGTAGAACAAAAAACCGCATACGCCCATCAGGGCCAAAACGTTGCAGGCGGCCACGCCGCGCAGAAAGCAGAACATGACGTTCTGCGAGCGTCCCCTGGCTCTGCCGCTGGAAGGCAGCACCACGCGGGTGGATGCGCCGTGCTGCGAATCGTGCTGTGAAGATGATGCCTGTGACATGTTTTTCCGTCCTGTTCCCTATAAGCTGGAGGATCCGGCCTGACGATGTTTTTCGGCAATATGCCCGGCGAACATATTGAAGGCCAGTGTCAGCAGAAAGAGCACAATGCCTATGGCGAAAAGCGCGTGGTAATGTTCGCCTCTGAAGGGGGCCTCGGCCATTTCGGCGGCGATGGACGCGGGCATGGGCCGCACCGGGTCCAGCAGGGATGTGGGAATAATGGCCGCGCCGCCAGCCACCATAAGAACCACCATTGTTTCGCCGATGGCTCGCGACATGCCCAGCATGACGGCAGTGCCGATGCCGGAGAGCGCGGCGGGTATGACCACCCGAACCGTGGTCTGCCAGCGGGTAGCGCCCAGCGCCAGCGATGCCTCGCGCAGATCGCGCGGCACGCTGTACAGGGCGTCCTCGGAGACGGAACAGATGGTGGGCACGCTCATGAAGGCCAACACCAGGGAGGCGTTCAGCAGGTTAAGGCCCGTGGCCGCGTTCAGGTAGTCCTGCAGGAAGGGAGCCAGCACCACCATGCCCAGAAAGCCCAGCACCACCGAGGGCAGCGCGGCCAGAAGTTCCACAAAGGGCTTGATGATGCGACGAACGCCCGGATGGGCGATTTCCGTCAGGTATACGGCCGTAAGAACCCCAAGGGGCACTGCCAGCAGCGAGGAAAAAAACGTTACCGCCAGTGAGGCGACCAGCAGGGGAAAGATGCCGAAAAGTCCTGGGTCCTCTGTGGGATACCACAGATCGCCAAAAAGAAAATCAATGGGCGAGTAGTGCGCAAAGAGCGGCAGGCCTTCCATAAACAGAAATATGACAATGCCGGCCAGGGCCAGCAGGGAGCTGGCCGCCATGCCGGTGAGAATATAGTGAACCAGCTTTTCCTTCAGATCTCTGGAGCGCATGGGCCGTTCTCCTGACGCGCTAGCCGCGTCTTTGGCACTTGTGGCGCATGTGCCGGGCAAGGGGGGATGTGGTTTCCGCTCACCCCGCACCATGCGGGAATTGTTTGCAGGGCGTACTGCGCCCTTGTCCATCCGGTATCTCCCGTCATTGCGGGAAATTTTGTCACCATCCCGAAATGGTTGCAAGGCGGAGTCACTGCACCGCCAGGCAACCATTTCGCAGAAGTGGTCTTATTTGCTCAGGGGCACGTAGCCCACTTCACGCACGTCCTTCTGGCCCTTGTCGGGGGCAAGGAGGTAGTCCACAAATTCTTTCGCCACGCCCTTGGGGGCGCCGTTGGTGAAGATGTAGAGTTCGCGGGCAATGGGCCACTGCTTGGAAACGGCGGTTTCAGCATTGGCGCTCACGTTGTTCACCTTGAGGCCCTTGGTGGACTTGTCCACATAGCCGAGGCCCACGTAGCCAATGGCGTTCTTGTTCTTGGACACGGTCTGCACCACAGCGCCGTTGGAAGCCTGCATGAGGGCCTTGGGGCTGACGCGTTCCTTTTTCATGACCAGTTCTTCCCAGGACTCGAAGGTGCCGGAAGAGGTGTCGCGCGAAACGGCCACGATCTGGGCGTCTTCGCCGCCAAGGTCCTTCCAGTTGGTGATCTTGCCAGCGAAAATGTCGCGCAGCTGTTCAACGGTAAGCGCAGCCACCTTGTTGGCGGGGTTGACCACAGGCACGATGGCGTCAATGGCGATGGGCGTGCGCAGAGGGGTCACGCCGTTTTTGGCGGCGGCTTCCACTTCCTTGTCCTTGATGTCGCGCGAGCTCATGGCAATGTCGCACTGCTTTTCGAGCAGGGCCTTGAGGCCGTTGCCGGAACCGCCGCCGGAAATGCTGAGTTCCGTGCCGGGATGGGAAGCCATGAACGCTTCACCGGCTTTCTGCACCACGGGCAACACCGTGGTGGAGCCGTTGATGACGACCTGCTGGGCGGCCATGGCCGGAGCGCCCAGGCAAAGGACGGTAAGGGCGGCGGCAAGCAGTTTGCCGCTGGAACGGGTCATGCGGGACTTGAAGTCGAAAGACATGGGTCTTCTCCTGTTGTTGGTACTTTGTGACATTGGTCTACATTGGCGGTTTTCGCCCGCCGCGACTCTTTTCTGGCCTTGTTCTGTTACAGAATGATGACAGAACCACGAAGACTGCGTGAAGCCCGCAATTGCTTTTCAAACCCGCGTGGGGCATGGTTTTTTCAGTTTTAAGCAGCGTCACGCAATTGTAACAAATCCACCATCACAATGGCGCAATGAGGCGGTGTACTCTGTCTGCGTCAGAGAGGTGTGAACTATGAGTCAACAAATACTGATAGTTGAAGATGAAGCCGACATCCGTGAACTTTTACGTTTCAATCTTGAGCGTGAAGGCTTCAGCGTGCTGGAGGCAGCCGACGGCAATGAAGGTCTCAAGCTGGCCCGGCAACATATGCCCGACCTTATGCTGCTGGACGTCATGCTGCCGGGTTTTGACGGGTTTGAGGTCTGCCGCCGTCTGGGCGCGCAGTCAGAAACCGCCAATATTCCGGTTCTCATGCTGACAGCCAGGGGCGAAGAAATGGACAGGGTCGTGGGATTGAGCCTTGGGGCGGACGACTACGTGGTCAAGCCCTTCAGCGTGCGCGAACTCATGCTGCGCATTCGGGCGGTGCTGCGGCGCGGTACGCGCAGCAGTGAAAGCCCAGTGCTTGAACGTCACGGCATTCGCCTGCGGCCCGAAGCCCATACGGCCGAGGTGCAGGGCGAAGAGATGCCGCTTACCGCCACGGAGTTTCGTCTGCTTGAAGACCTGCTCCGCCACGCGGGAGCGGTGCGTACGCGCGAGCAGCTGTTGAACAAGGTGTGGGGCTATTCCTTTGAAGGGTATGCCCGCACCGTGGATACCCATGTGCGCCGTTTGCGCGCCAAGCTCGGCGGCGCGGCCGCCATGCTGGAAACTGTACGCGGCGTCGGCTACAGAATCAAGGAGTAGAAAGGTCCCGCACGGGCTGCGCCTGTGAGGGCCAATAGCAAAGCTGGCGGCAAGGCCGCACTGGCAGGGAACTATGTTTTCATTCAGAACCCGAATTTTTTACGGCATGCTGGCCGTGGCCCTGGTTTCCATAGCCGTGGCCGTGTTCTACGGCAAGGCCTGGTTTGAAAAGGCCCAGCTTGAATCCGCGCGCGAACGCCTTGTGCGTGAAACAGTGCTGGCCGGGGCCATATTGGACAGGCTCGGCGACCATACGTCCGGGCTTCCGCAACTGGCGGCCATTCTTGATATGCCTGAAGAGCGCCTGTCTCTGCTGAACAGCAAGGGCAGCGTGCTGGGCGATACAGCCCCCGGAGCGCAGCCCGTCACCCGTCTGGACAATCATGCCGACAGGCCCGAAGTACGCGAGGCCATGGCCGGAAAGCCGGGCTTTACCATCCGGCCCAGCGGCACTCTGGGCACTGATCTGGCCTATGCCGCAGTGGCCCTGCAGAACGGCGACATCTTGCGCGTTTCCGTGCCGCTGGTCAGCCTCAGGCAGATTATAGACAGCCAGCTTGCCGTCTTCACGCGCATAGGCCTTATCACCGTGGCGCTTTCACTGGTGCTGGCCGGGCTGCTGTCCGGCGCGCTGCGGCGCTCGTTGAGCCAGATGGTGTCTGTGGTGGAGGCCATATCGCTTGGCAACTTTCAGCGTCGCCTGCGCCGCATACCAGGGCGCGAATTCGCGCCCCTGGCGGACGCCGTGAACCGCATGGCCGAAAATATCGAGGAGCACATCCGTGCGGCGGCCGAACAGACAGCCCAGCTTGAAAGCATCCTCGACACCATGAGCGACGGGGTGCTGGTGCTTGGCCCGCGCGGGCGCATACGCCGCTGCAACAGGGCGCTGGCCAGGGAATTTCCCGATGCCGCGTCAGCCCTGGGCGCTCAGGTGGTTGAAGTCATCCCTTCGCCGCCCTTGCAAAATGCCGTTGACGACCTCATGGCAGAGGCGGAAGCCCGTAACCATGCGCGTCAGCGGGCGCTGGCCCTCGCCGCCTCCGTGGCGCAGGACTACCCGGAACTTGCGGGGACCAAAGACGCCGCTGGTGATGGCGCGATCAAGTCCCAGACAGCCGTGCCCCAGACAGCCGATGACGATTCTGTCGCGCCGGACCTTGAAGGCTTTGAGGATGGCGAGGACGGCAGCGATGAAGGGTTCTCCGCAGAAAGCGGCCGTATGCAGCGCTATCTGCATCTTGAACTGCCTTCAGGTCAGGTCATGTCGGTCTGCATTTCGCTGCCCACATCCGCTGACACGGAAAAGGGCGGACAGTTGGGCGCTGTGGCCGTGTTCCACGACATCACGGAGCTCATGCGGCTCGAGAGGGTGCGCAGGGACTTCGTGGCCAACGTGTCGCACGAATTGCGCACGCCGCTTACGGCCATACAGGGATATGCCGAAACCCTCGTCAGTCTGGACGGCCCGCCTGAATGCCGCCGCTTTGGCGAGATCATTCTCAAGCACGGGGCCTACCTTTCACGCATGGTGGAAGACCTGCTCACACTGGCGCGCCTTGAAGGCAAGAGCGGCAGCCTTGAGCTTGGCCCGGTGGATCCCCGCGAATCTCTGGCCCAGGCCACGGGCATGTGCCGTGAAGTGCTGGAGCGCAGGCGCTGCAAGGTGGAGTCACAGATTCCGGCCGACTGCCGCGTCATGGCCAGCCCGCCGCATCTGACCCAGGTTTTTCGCAATCTGCTGGAAAACGCGGGCCGATACGCGCCTGAGGGCGGTAGCATCCGCGTGAGCGCGCGGCAGGTCGGCGACAGCGTCGTCTTTCGCGTAACCGACGATGGTCCGGGCATCCCCAAGCAGGACCTCGAGCGCATATTTGAGCGCTTCTATCAGGTCGAGCGGCACAGGGGACAGGCCAGCACCGGCCTTGGCCTTGCCATCTGCAAACATATCATTGAAAGGCACGGCGGCAGCATCCGGGCGGAGAGCCCGGCTTCTGACGGCAATACGGCCCTTGTTTTCACTCTTACTTCCGTTCACGGAGCAGCATAGTCATGAAGGAACATCTGCTGGCACGCAACGTCAGTGTCTATTATGGGCAGCATAAGGCCCTGCACGAAGTGTCTCTGGCCTTTGAGCCCTGCAAGGTGACGGCTCTTATCGGCCCGTCGGGCTGCGGCAAATCCACCTTTTTGCGTTGTCTGAACCGCATGAACGACCTCGTGCCCGGCGCACGGGTGGAAGGAGAAATTCTGCTGGACGGCAAGGACGTGAACCGCCCGGATACGGATGTGGTTTCGCTGCGCTGTCGGGTGGGCATGGTTTTTCAGAAGCCCAACCCCTTTCCCAAAACCATTTATGAAAACGTAGCCTATGGCTTGCGGGTCAATGGCCTCAGGGATGAAAGCCTTATAGCTGAAAAAGTTGAGCTTTCTCTGCGCAGGGCCGCCATTTTCGACGAAGTGAAAGACCGCCTGCAAGCCCCGGCTATCGGCCTTTCCGGCGGGCAGCAGCAGCGTCTGTGCATTGCCCGCGCCCTGGCCGTGGAGCCCGAGGTGCTGCTTATGGACGAACCCGCAAGCGCCCTGGACCCCATAGCCACGCAAAAGATTGAAGAAAGCATCCGTGAGCTGCGCGAGTCCCTGTCCATTATCATCGTCACCCACAACATGCAGCAGGCCGCCCGCGTGTCCGACACGACGGCTTTTTTCTATATGGGTGAACTCATTGAGTATAATGCCACGGATATCATGTTTACGCGGCCTGCCAAAAAACAGACCGAAGACTATATCACCGGGCGTTTCGGCTAGGCGGCACTGGTTTTGTCTTTTGGCCCAGGGCCTTTGTTCGCATTCAAAACCAAAACAGATGTGGCCGCGATCCGGCCAGAACATACAGCGCGATTTTCAGGAGACTGTCATGCAACAGGCCAATTATCTGCAACAACTGCTTGTGACCCTGCGTACCCGGCTTCTGGTCATGTGCGCCAGCGTGGGCATTGCGCTGGAAGAGGCGGGCAAGGCCCTTGTGGCCAACGATCCGGGCAGGGCCGCTGCCGTTATCGAAAGCGACGTGGCCATAGACGCCCTGGAAAATGAAATAGACGAAATGGCCCTGCGGCTGCTGGCCCGGTCGCAGCCTGTGGCCAGCGACCTGCGTTTTGTGGTCACATCCCTGCGCATGGTGGTGGATCTGGAGCGCATTGGCGACGAGGCCGTGAGCATGGCTGAACAGGCCACCCTCATGCAGGACATGCCGGGCTTCAGCGTGATACCCCACGTGCGCGAGCTTTACGTGAGCGCGCGCGAAGCTTTTGAAAACGCGGTACGGGTCTTTCGCGAGAACGACGCCCAGGGCGCGCTGATCATGAGCCGGGGCGATGACGAAGCTGTGCAGACGGAAGTCCGCATCATTCAGGGGCTTATGGAAGGGCTTTCTGATCCGCAGAATACCCTCGAACCCCACCAGGCCATGCACATAATTTTGGTGACGCGCTCGCTGACGCGCATCTGGCGGCGTTCCGTCAACATTGCCGAGCATGTGTACTTTATCAGCCGGGGTGAAAGCCTCAAGCACAAGGGCGAAAGCAGGGATGTCATGTTTTCCGCCCCTGCGACGCCACCCGCCGCTGGCGGGTTTACGCCCGCCGCCGTTGCCGGGTTCACTCCTGCCAATGAGGGAGGCGCGCCTGCCGCCGCTTCGGGCGAAGCCGCCAAGCCCCATGAGGCGGACGCCAATGAAAAAAATCCCTCGCGCCGCAACCGTGCCGAGAAAGCCACAAATTCTGAGGAAAAAGGCGCTGAAAAAAACGACACTGCGGAAAAAGGCACGGACAATGCGTGATCCCAAGCGCCGGG
This DNA window, taken from Desulfovibrio sp. 86, encodes the following:
- a CDS encoding ATP-binding protein, giving the protein MFSFRTRIFYGMLAVALVSIAVAVFYGKAWFEKAQLESARERLVRETVLAGAILDRLGDHTSGLPQLAAILDMPEERLSLLNSKGSVLGDTAPGAQPVTRLDNHADRPEVREAMAGKPGFTIRPSGTLGTDLAYAAVALQNGDILRVSVPLVSLRQIIDSQLAVFTRIGLITVALSLVLAGLLSGALRRSLSQMVSVVEAISLGNFQRRLRRIPGREFAPLADAVNRMAENIEEHIRAAAEQTAQLESILDTMSDGVLVLGPRGRIRRCNRALAREFPDAASALGAQVVEVIPSPPLQNAVDDLMAEAEARNHARQRALALAASVAQDYPELAGTKDAAGDGAIKSQTAVPQTADDDSVAPDLEGFEDGEDGSDEGFSAESGRMQRYLHLELPSGQVMSVCISLPTSADTEKGGQLGAVAVFHDITELMRLERVRRDFVANVSHELRTPLTAIQGYAETLVSLDGPPECRRFGEIILKHGAYLSRMVEDLLTLARLEGKSGSLELGPVDPRESLAQATGMCREVLERRRCKVESQIPADCRVMASPPHLTQVFRNLLENAGRYAPEGGSIRVSARQVGDSVVFRVTDDGPGIPKQDLERIFERFYQVERHRGQASTGLGLAICKHIIERHGGSIRAESPASDGNTALVFTLTSVHGAA
- the pstB gene encoding phosphate ABC transporter ATP-binding protein PstB; translation: MKEHLLARNVSVYYGQHKALHEVSLAFEPCKVTALIGPSGCGKSTFLRCLNRMNDLVPGARVEGEILLDGKDVNRPDTDVVSLRCRVGMVFQKPNPFPKTIYENVAYGLRVNGLRDESLIAEKVELSLRRAAIFDEVKDRLQAPAIGLSGGQQQRLCIARALAVEPEVLLMDEPASALDPIATQKIEESIRELRESLSIIIVTHNMQQAARVSDTTAFFYMGELIEYNATDIMFTRPAKKQTEDYITGRFG
- the pstC gene encoding phosphate ABC transporter permease subunit PstC — protein: MRSRDLKEKLVHYILTGMAASSLLALAGIVIFLFMEGLPLFAHYSPIDFLFGDLWYPTEDPGLFGIFPLLVASLAVTFFSSLLAVPLGVLTAVYLTEIAHPGVRRIIKPFVELLAALPSVVLGFLGMVVLAPFLQDYLNAATGLNLLNASLVLAFMSVPTICSVSEDALYSVPRDLREASLALGATRWQTTVRVVIPAALSGIGTAVMLGMSRAIGETMVVLMVAGGAAIIPTSLLDPVRPMPASIAAEMAEAPFRGEHYHALFAIGIVLFLLTLAFNMFAGHIAEKHRQAGSSSL
- a CDS encoding response regulator, whose translation is MSQQILIVEDEADIRELLRFNLEREGFSVLEAADGNEGLKLARQHMPDLMLLDVMLPGFDGFEVCRRLGAQSETANIPVLMLTARGEEMDRVVGLSLGADDYVVKPFSVRELMLRIRAVLRRGTRSSESPVLERHGIRLRPEAHTAEVQGEEMPLTATEFRLLEDLLRHAGAVRTREQLLNKVWGYSFEGYARTVDTHVRRLRAKLGGAAAMLETVRGVGYRIKE
- a CDS encoding PstS family phosphate ABC transporter substrate-binding protein encodes the protein MSFDFKSRMTRSSGKLLAAALTVLCLGAPAMAAQQVVINGSTTVLPVVQKAGEAFMASHPGTELSISGGGSGNGLKALLEKQCDIAMSSRDIKDKEVEAAAKNGVTPLRTPIAIDAIVPVVNPANKVAALTVEQLRDIFAGKITNWKDLGGEDAQIVAVSRDTSSGTFESWEELVMKKERVSPKALMQASNGAVVQTVSKNKNAIGYVGLGYVDKSTKGLKVNNVSANAETAVSKQWPIARELYIFTNGAPKGVAKEFVDYLLAPDKGQKDVREVGYVPLSK
- the phoU gene encoding phosphate signaling complex protein PhoU gives rise to the protein MQQANYLQQLLVTLRTRLLVMCASVGIALEEAGKALVANDPGRAAAVIESDVAIDALENEIDEMALRLLARSQPVASDLRFVVTSLRMVVDLERIGDEAVSMAEQATLMQDMPGFSVIPHVRELYVSAREAFENAVRVFRENDAQGALIMSRGDDEAVQTEVRIIQGLMEGLSDPQNTLEPHQAMHIILVTRSLTRIWRRSVNIAEHVYFISRGESLKHKGESRDVMFSAPATPPAAGGFTPAAVAGFTPANEGGAPAAASGEAAKPHEADANEKNPSRRNRAEKATNSEEKGAEKNDTAEKGTDNA
- a CDS encoding glycosyltransferase, which produces MPQTPQFDVLQHKATQPSFNVDLHVHSRHSTNPSQWALQKIGCSESYTLPSKIYDIAKSRGMDYVTITDHDTIAGALEIAHLPQVFISEEISAFFPGDRCEIHVLAWNITEKQHEDVQRLRSNIYDLIPYLIQQDIPHACAHPLCPANDKLTIQHVEKLILLFSVFELNGARNDVQNEVLRSIVAELTPEMTSRFEEKYKRASLVAQPWNKHFMAGSDDHSSCNIARSFTRVSPVRHSGKGDTLPAAAHLLQAVMQGNTTVNTVPATPLCFAHNLYAIGYQFYKNSTDLAQDMHYSSALRFAENMLTGAPELKPLSVKTRMLTLAGVLLRFGRGRRTGEKSMQANLLEAAEQVIAQSPQLKFAASETNTIQALKDLPQREEMLTHFISEVTEKVQHICVDAVLEDILKGNFFNVFKLIGSIGSLYALLAPYGIGYSLFSKDRKFAENCLQHYGIQNHMRPQPTEKTAIAYFTDTYCEVNGVAKSLQITLSLAATHGKKLDMLTCMPQNANTFLHDPKLAPINFTPTGSFSMPEYPELSLHHPPALKIIQHCYDRGYTLLHSVTPGPMGLIALLAAKMLNLPIHATYHTSFPQYVYRLTDDPSLEETAWRYIFWYYNQMDVVFAPSEATRQDLIARGLQPQKIHVYPRGIDASVFTPSWQRGDSAKEQQIKFLYVGRLSKEKSLHLLMEAFRRVYPQVPNAVLTLVGDGPQFAELQKMAKDLPVKFTGYLEGQSLIQAYEDADIFVFPSATDTYSRVVLEAQAAGLATIVSGVGGPKENIIPGKSGLVVEQENAEAYAAAMLSLARHPERMQAMKRAARAWAESRPLRSAFMAQWQLFEKLKSQSQVA
- the pstA gene encoding phosphate ABC transporter permease PstA, with the protein product MFCFLRGVAACNVLALMGVCGFLFYNGLPALSWEFISQSPRNMMTEGGILPCIIGTAILSLGALLLAFPLGVASAIYLHEYAKRNAFARYVRLGVNNLAGVPSVVFGLFGLSFFVTFCGFGVSILSGILTLAVLTLPVIIGTAEEALRNVPDTYREASLALGATKWQTISRVVLPCALPGMLTGAILGVARAAGETAAIMFTAAVFYTPKSPDSIFSSVMALPYHMYVLATAGTEIAKTRPLQYGTGLVLLLLVLSMNLLAILLRDHLQRKR